The following are encoded together in the Bradymonas sediminis genome:
- a CDS encoding serine/threonine-protein kinase has protein sequence MRSSAIEELLKPGDMIAGRFRIVEQIGLGGFSVVYRAHQESMQRFVALKVLKSTASDDEKTVERFRREALFASHLSHPNTIRLFDYGHTDDGLCYIAMELLEGEDLADVVRTGKPMDPGRAWRILAQCCRSLSEAHRLGLVHRDLKPENIFLVRQADGSEFVKVLDFGVSKAITNFTNASRAMAPLTQRGTVFGTPLYMAPEQAMAKTITTAVDVYGLGHIAFEMLTGHAAYDETLTPMDVMMRQINDPPLQLPPPLDQTPFSPLIAKCTIKDPEQRIPNAAKLLEHLLHDAFIPYMGEERPGSKKDRKTLKNLGGRAAAQDAPQALETPVEADPRSKPPSVEIFSDLEPVAAAPKKDAGDIAFDTILGFLAQFGDAVPLELWTMARARVLPTQYMGLVDFVIDQAERYGIIKRDTHATRTGATSGDSLSFCNPGFARQLRDGFDTLVEPVQTHRDIAALLLEYDPAPRGENLTRVVDHLVRAEQHRQAMGLLWAAAEDAAAKADGREALQYYLKLASLKEDFSPWPDQAEEEALGFEPGEIWIRLGETHAKLGEQGAAQDALARAVAPNGPSPASVRGRAFKILGDLAVSQKRYVAARTHYRHARDSFRESKNPAAFVAAIGAMGHCALMSGKFSEAKELLGLALNRSQRLQNAVLHARLGRFMARVHMQAGSFEAARAQLQSALKVFEKINSADEIEEVLVELGEANYAEGDFKASRDNYHRALRLRQAQREFSRETLPMEAERAGHIDFAEFADPDPAQIGLARAFAALGELDAATEFYEQALARSLASGERLQQARIRFYLGDLSLARLQFRAAARHFEAAEAMAQLIGHTELWIDATIRLAYVAFDAGDSNQAYKQLSEAMEMAASRNSPGAELAVRAHVIYLQLLEHEFRARGEAFAPLLAAAKAKGLRRAEVLCQIFNADVHTARGAIGQAQALLAEARIGAAELHDYALLVPIARRERDLERQIWRADSPHDAAPTESMQATITEIGIGSLVPPITNARRFFD, from the coding sequence ATGCGTTCATCTGCGATCGAAGAATTGCTAAAGCCCGGCGATATGATCGCCGGGCGTTTTCGCATCGTCGAGCAGATCGGCCTGGGGGGATTCTCGGTCGTGTACCGAGCTCACCAGGAGTCGATGCAACGCTTTGTGGCGCTCAAAGTGCTCAAATCAACGGCCTCCGACGACGAGAAGACCGTCGAGCGCTTCCGCCGCGAAGCCCTATTTGCCAGCCACCTGTCCCACCCCAACACCATTCGCCTCTTCGACTACGGGCATACCGACGACGGGCTGTGCTATATCGCCATGGAGCTGCTCGAGGGCGAGGACCTGGCCGATGTCGTGCGCACCGGCAAGCCCATGGATCCCGGCCGGGCCTGGCGGATCCTGGCCCAATGCTGCCGCAGCCTCTCCGAGGCGCATCGGCTCGGGTTGGTGCACCGGGACCTAAAGCCGGAGAATATTTTTCTGGTTAGGCAGGCTGACGGCTCAGAGTTCGTCAAGGTATTGGACTTCGGCGTCTCCAAGGCCATCACGAATTTTACCAATGCATCGCGCGCGATGGCCCCGCTGACGCAACGCGGTACCGTCTTCGGCACGCCACTGTATATGGCGCCCGAGCAGGCGATGGCCAAGACCATCACCACGGCGGTCGACGTCTACGGCCTGGGGCATATCGCCTTTGAGATGCTCACCGGCCATGCCGCCTACGACGAAACGCTCACGCCGATGGACGTCATGATGCGCCAGATCAACGATCCGCCGCTTCAATTGCCGCCGCCCCTGGACCAGACGCCCTTCTCACCGCTGATCGCCAAATGCACCATCAAGGACCCTGAGCAACGCATCCCGAACGCGGCGAAACTCCTGGAGCACCTGCTCCATGACGCCTTCATTCCCTATATGGGCGAGGAGCGCCCGGGGTCGAAGAAGGATCGCAAAACCCTTAAGAATCTGGGCGGCCGGGCCGCCGCTCAGGACGCTCCTCAAGCGCTCGAAACGCCCGTTGAAGCCGATCCAAGGAGCAAGCCTCCATCGGTTGAGATCTTCTCAGACCTCGAGCCTGTCGCGGCAGCGCCCAAAAAGGACGCGGGTGATATCGCTTTCGACACGATCTTGGGATTCCTGGCCCAGTTCGGCGACGCGGTGCCCCTGGAGCTGTGGACGATGGCGCGCGCGCGCGTCCTCCCGACGCAGTATATGGGCCTGGTCGACTTCGTCATCGACCAGGCGGAGCGCTACGGGATCATCAAACGCGACACCCACGCCACCCGGACCGGCGCGACCTCGGGCGACTCGCTGTCGTTTTGCAATCCGGGCTTTGCCCGCCAATTGCGCGATGGATTCGACACCCTGGTCGAGCCAGTTCAGACGCATCGAGATATCGCGGCGCTGCTGCTCGAGTACGATCCGGCGCCGCGCGGGGAGAACCTCACCCGGGTCGTCGATCACCTGGTCCGCGCCGAGCAGCACCGTCAGGCAATGGGGCTATTATGGGCGGCGGCCGAAGATGCCGCGGCGAAGGCTGACGGCCGCGAGGCGCTCCAATATTATCTAAAGCTTGCGTCGCTGAAGGAGGACTTCTCGCCCTGGCCCGACCAGGCCGAGGAAGAAGCGCTGGGGTTTGAGCCCGGCGAGATTTGGATTCGCCTGGGCGAGACACATGCCAAGCTCGGCGAGCAGGGGGCAGCCCAGGACGCGCTCGCCCGCGCGGTGGCGCCCAATGGGCCGAGCCCAGCTTCGGTGCGCGGGCGCGCGTTTAAGATCCTCGGCGACCTCGCGGTCTCCCAGAAGCGCTATGTCGCCGCGCGTACGCATTATCGCCACGCCCGCGACAGTTTTCGCGAGAGTAAAAACCCTGCGGCCTTCGTCGCCGCGATCGGCGCGATGGGCCATTGCGCGCTGATGAGCGGCAAATTTAGCGAAGCCAAGGAATTGCTGGGCCTCGCGCTGAACCGCTCGCAGCGCTTGCAAAACGCCGTGCTCCACGCGCGCCTGGGCCGATTTATGGCGAGGGTGCATATGCAGGCGGGCTCCTTTGAGGCGGCGCGGGCACAATTGCAATCGGCGCTTAAAGTCTTCGAAAAGATAAACTCGGCCGACGAAATCGAAGAGGTTTTGGTCGAATTAGGCGAGGCGAACTATGCCGAGGGGGACTTCAAGGCGTCGCGCGACAATTATCACCGCGCGCTGCGGCTGCGCCAGGCGCAACGCGAGTTTTCACGCGAGACCTTGCCGATGGAAGCGGAGCGCGCGGGGCATATCGATTTCGCAGAATTCGCCGACCCAGATCCGGCGCAGATTGGCCTGGCGCGCGCCTTCGCGGCGCTGGGCGAGTTGGACGCCGCGACCGAATTCTACGAGCAAGCCCTGGCTCGCTCGCTGGCCTCGGGGGAGCGGCTGCAACAGGCGAGGATACGATTCTACCTGGGTGATTTGAGCCTGGCGCGGCTGCAATTTCGCGCGGCCGCACGCCACTTTGAGGCCGCCGAGGCGATGGCACAGTTGATCGGGCATACCGAGTTGTGGATCGACGCGACGATACGCCTTGCCTATGTCGCGTTTGACGCCGGCGACTCGAACCAGGCCTACAAGCAATTGAGCGAGGCCATGGAAATGGCCGCGTCGCGCAATAGCCCCGGCGCCGAATTGGCCGTGCGCGCCCACGTGATTTATTTGCAATTATTGGAGCATGAATTTCGCGCGCGCGGAGAGGCATTTGCGCCGCTGCTCGCCGCCGCCAAGGCCAAGGGCCTGCGACGGGCCGAGGTGTTATGCCAGATATTTAACGCCGATGTACACACCGCGCGCGGGGCGATCGGTCAGGCGCAGGCGCTGCTCGCCGAAGCGCGCATCGGGGCGGCCGAGTTACACGACTACGCGCTGCTTGTCCCGATCGCCCGGCGTGAGCGGGATTTGGAGCGCCAGATCTGGCGGGCCGACTCACCGCACGATGCCGCCCCCACAGAGTCCATGCAGGCGACGATCACCGAGATTGGGATCGGCTCCCTTGTGCCGCCGATCACCAACGCCCGCCGCTTCTTCGACTGA
- a CDS encoding dihydrolipoamide acetyltransferase family protein, producing the protein MRTEVVMPQMGESVAEGTLTVWLKEVGDQVERNEPLFEITTDKVDAEVPSPVTGVLVEKLVEPGQTVEINTLVAIVDSEAKPGEVVESAKEAAPKAEPAAQAEAARPARGAAPMRANLAADGAGSGEFPSRAELRRTRSTPLVRRIADEHGISDLSAIPGSGLSGRVTRDDIETWIDQGRHKSAPRPAPAAAQRPAIHAPDVHIGERDTVEFMSPQRKMIAEHMIASKAISPHAYTIHEVDFSRVVAARKALKAEFAERGVKLTFTAFLVKTIAQALAEFPMINAAMSGESIVHRGDINIGMAVALEQSLIVPVVKNVDELSLLGVARAVNDIAERARTKRLKPDEVKGGTFTLSNHGVFGPEFGIPIINQPQAAIMSTGAIKKRVVVDQKTDAIMVRPTSLWCLSFDHRIIDGASADKFMLRMREIIENWSV; encoded by the coding sequence ATGCGAACCGAAGTCGTTATGCCCCAGATGGGTGAGTCGGTGGCCGAAGGGACCCTGACCGTCTGGCTCAAAGAGGTCGGAGACCAGGTCGAGCGCAACGAGCCGCTTTTTGAGATCACGACCGACAAGGTTGATGCCGAGGTGCCCAGCCCCGTAACCGGCGTGCTGGTCGAGAAGCTCGTAGAGCCCGGCCAGACGGTCGAGATTAATACGCTCGTCGCGATCGTCGACAGCGAGGCGAAGCCCGGTGAAGTGGTCGAGTCGGCCAAAGAGGCCGCGCCAAAGGCCGAGCCTGCTGCGCAAGCCGAAGCCGCGCGTCCTGCCCGCGGCGCCGCGCCGATGCGCGCAAACTTGGCCGCAGACGGCGCCGGCAGCGGTGAATTTCCCAGCCGCGCCGAGCTGCGCCGTACCCGCTCGACCCCGCTGGTGCGCCGCATCGCCGACGAGCATGGCATCTCCGATCTCTCGGCGATCCCCGGCTCCGGCTTGTCCGGCCGCGTGACCCGCGATGATATCGAGACCTGGATCGACCAGGGGCGCCACAAGAGCGCGCCTCGCCCGGCGCCCGCCGCCGCCCAGCGCCCCGCGATTCACGCCCCCGACGTGCATATCGGTGAGCGTGACACCGTCGAATTTATGTCCCCGCAGCGCAAGATGATCGCGGAGCATATGATCGCCTCCAAGGCCATCAGCCCGCACGCTTATACGATCCACGAGGTCGACTTCTCGCGCGTCGTGGCCGCGCGCAAGGCGCTCAAGGCCGAATTCGCCGAGCGCGGCGTGAAGCTTACCTTCACTGCCTTTTTGGTCAAGACCATCGCCCAGGCGCTGGCCGAATTCCCGATGATCAACGCCGCGATGAGCGGCGAGAGCATCGTGCACCGCGGCGACATCAATATCGGCATGGCGGTCGCGCTCGAGCAGAGCCTGATCGTCCCGGTGGTCAAAAACGTCGATGAGTTGAGCCTGCTGGGCGTCGCCCGCGCGGTCAACGATATCGCCGAGCGCGCGCGCACCAAGCGCCTCAAGCCCGACGAAGTCAAGGGCGGGACCTTCACGCTGTCGAACCACGGCGTCTTCGGCCCCGAGTTCGGCATCCCGATCATCAACCAGCCTCAGGCGGCGATTATGAGCACCGGCGCGATTAAGAAGCGCGTGGTCGTCGACCAGAAGACCGACGCCATTATGGTGCGCCCGACCTCGCTGTGGTGCCTGTCCTTTGACCACCGCATCATCGACGGGGCGAGCGCAGATAAGTTCATGCTGCGCATGCGCGAGATTATCGAG